TCATTGTTTATAGAGGATGTTTTCTAAATGAATGCTAGTTGCTATTTTAAATTTGTGTTTGAGGTTAGGCTTTGCCTTTGACCTTGGCAGAAATTAATATTTTGCTAGTAAAATAACTCTTCTAAATCAATCATTAACTTGAGGTGAAGCTTTGAGAAACATAACGTTTATAGGGATGCCTTCTTCGGGCAAATCAACGATTGGTGTTTTGCTTGCAAAACGTTTGGGGATGAGTTTTGTCGATCTTGACATTGTTATTCAGGAAAACACTCAGAAAAAATTAAAAGACTTAATTGACGAGTTTGGGCAAGAGGTTTTTTTGGACATTGAAGAAGAGACTGCTTGCGAGCTTGATGTCTCTAATTCGGTCATTGCGCCAGGTGGCTCAATTTGTCATGAACAAAAAGCAATGGAGCATCTTAGCGACATCTCAACTGTTGTCTATCTCTATATTTCTTATGATGAAATGGAGAGGCGAGTTGGCGATTATGTTGCGCGCGGCGTAGCTATCCCAGAAGGCTACACCTTGCGCGACCTTTATGACGAACGCTCTTCTCTTTATGAAAAATATGCAGACATTAAAGTCGATGAAACTGGCAAGCATTTTGACAAAATCGTTGACGAGCTGCTAGTAATTCTGGGTGGCAAATAGTTTTTGAGAATTTGGCTTGTTTTGGCCAATCAATGATTTTATTTCCAGCTTGCAAATTTAACCTTTGTTTTCATGAACTGCTAACTCGCATGTGAATTACTATTGAACTAGCATTCACTTTGAAATTTTTTAGCGACAGCGGATCTTTGCGAAAGTGAGACTTGCATGAGCGTCACTGTTTCCGACTTAATGAAATTGCCTTCTTTGCGACGGGCTAAAGTTGTTGGTGGCAAGGGCGGTTTACAAAACATAGTCTCTGCAATTTCGGTGCTTGAATCAACTGATCCAGATATTCTTGTTAAGGAAGTGTTCCCTGGCGACACCTATGCTGGTGGAGAAATTATAATCACTGGTTTTGTTAATTGTCTTGACGAAGTTGATTTGCAATGCGCTAACATGTTGCGGTTAATTGAGGGCGGCGAAGTTGCCCTGGTTCTCTATTATGTCGGCCTTTATCTTCCAAAGGTAGACAAGCGATTGATAGACATTGCCAACGAACATGATTTCGTGCTGATTTGCATGCCGGAGGGTCAAAGGAATCTTCGCTATAGTGATCTAATTTCGGAAGTTTCTGAAATGATCTATAAAGACAGGGCGGAAAAAGTAACTCTAGTCTCTGACATTCTTGCAAGGATGTCTTCGTTGCCGCATCACTATCAAACGGTTGCGACTGCTCTTCAGATGTTGTGTGCCGAAATGAATTGCTCTATTGTTTTGAGCACGAGCACTGGTACAATTCTAAATTTGGCTGCATGGCCAACAGGAACGCAAGACGAGCTTCGTGAAGAAGTTGAAAGAATTCTTTCCGAATTTGGTAAAGAGCCGGAGATAAGCACTCTTTTGCCAGGTGCTACGATTTATCCCGTTGCAATTCGTTGTGATTCATCCGAATCTTTGTTGCTCACTCTAATCAAAAGAGGGCGACCTCTTTCTTCTGAACTAATTAAACAAGCGGGCGACACAGTGAGAATTTGTGTGAACATTTGGGGAAAGCAGCATGGCACGGTTGCAATTCATGAGTTGATTCGTGCGATTTTGCAAGATGAGCCTCTTCGAATGCGCCGACTTGCTGAAATTTTCAATGTCAGCGTAGCTGATATTAGTGAACTTTGGATGCTTTGTGGTTGCAACGCCGAAGCTGTTGAAGCAAGAATGGATGACGATGTAGTGCTTGCAAGACAGTGTTCAGAAATTGTGATTGGGTCAATTTTTGAACAGCATCCTGTCATGTGTCTCAGCGCACCGCGTTCGTTAAAGGATGCAGAAATTGTGCTTGAAAGGTTGCTTGCGTGCGCCCAAGATGAATCACCAGATGCCGTCATAGTTCGATGTGGGTCTCTTGAGAACACCACTGAGTGCAGGAATGCATATCTTCTAGTGGATGATTATCTGGAGGATGCAAAGTTGATTTTCCCAACTAAGAAGACATTCCTTCTTGGAGACATTCAATTTGCAGCCTCTTGCAGAGAGCAAGTTGAAAAAGGCGAGGCGCAGGCTTTGAGAAACACAACACCTTTGACCATTTTGGAACTTGATTGTGATTATAAAGATTTAATAATCACAGCTTGCACCTATTTGCTTGATTGCGACAACAGTGTCACAAAAACCGCTGAGACGCTGTTTATCCATAAAAACACTGTGAAATATCGACTTCAGAAAATTAGTGAAATTCTTGGGTTTCGTTTGGGAAAAATGCCAGAAACTATTGATGTTTACAAAAGTGCTGCGATTTATAGACTGCTTAATAGCTAAACTTGCTGCTGGCAGAAGCATTTCCTTTTAGATTTTTTTGGCATAGATGACAAAAGGGTGGAATTATCCTTTTGTGCCGACTGATTTTTTTAAGGTAAATTACTGTCGTTTTGTTTCGCTTGGTGCTATAGACGTTCTTCCTTTAATGAAAATTAATCATGTTGCTAAATAGTTAAATGTGAATTCCTGCGCTTAAATGTTGGTTTGTCTGAGTGCACAAACAGTTATTTTTAAACGGGCCTTCTTGGCTATATCACAGCAGAGTTTGGTCGGCAAGAAACACTAAAACACCAGTTAGCCCCGTTGAGGGATGGAGTTGTTCTGATTGGTGCTAAATTCTAGATTGTCCTTTTGGACAATTGATTATTCATTATTTTTGCCCTTTTGACAATTTTCAAGCTGTTTTCTCGATGATATACTCGCGATTAATCTAGCTAATGATTGAGAAATTCTCTTGTTCTTCGTGATTCTTTTAAAAAAACTAAAAGGTTTTTGCTAGTTGCCTTTTCAAATTGCTGAATTTAAAGGGAGGTGTCTATTGTGAGTAAGGTTGATAGCGGTTTTACAATTGATGAGTCTAAACGACAAAGCTGGCTGTCTATTGCGGCAGTTTGGGCCGGAGGAATGATTTGCGTTCCTTGTCTTCTGGTCGGTGGCGTTCTTGTTCAAAGTGGACTCAGTTTAGCAGAAATATCTTTATCTATTTTGATTGGCTATGGTTTTATTTGTCTCTACATGATCTTTATCGGAATGCAGGCTTGCGACACTGGTCTTCCTGTTGCTGTTCTTGCTTCTGCTTCTCTTGGTAAAAAAGGTGCCCGCTACATCATTAGTTTTCTTCTTGCATTTGCTTGCATAGGATGGTTTGGCATACAATCAGCAACTTGTGGAGCGGCTTTTGCCAACATGATAGCGGCATTAATTGGTTTTGAGGCAACTCCTCAGATTATAGCTGGATGTTCGATTTTTTGGGGCATCGTGATGCTTTTAACAGCTTGTGTTGGATTTAAAGGTCTCAAGTGGCTAAACTACCTCGCTGTGCCTTTGCTTGTTGTTGTTTGCTTGTGGGGTCTATATGCTGGATTTTCAACGTACAATGGCGCGGCTATTCTTGCTGATTATGCACCTCAAGCTTCTGCAGGTTTAGTGTTTGGAATATCTATGGTTGTGGCTTCTTTTGCATTGGGCGGAGTAATCTCTGCAGATTATTGTCGATTTGCAAAAAGCCGAGCTGATGTCGTAAAGTCTTCTCTGGTTGGTGTGCTTCCTGCTGGTTTCTTGATGTTGTTGGTTGGATCTTCGATGAGCATTGTGACTGGGGAGTATGACATCAGCATTATATTGACTTCTTTGGGAGTTCCTCTTGCGGGTCTTTTAGTGTTAATTTTGGCTACATGGACCACTAATGTTACTAATGCCTATTCTGGTGGTCTTGCTCTAAGCAATTTTCTTGGATTTGATGAAAGCAAGTTTAAAATCACCACCGGTGTTGCTGGTGCTTTGGGAACGTTGCTTGCGGCATTGGGTTTGCTTAGTGCGTTCACTGGCTTTCTGTCTTTGATGTCTGCGTTAATTCCGCCATTAGCTGGTGTGCTAATCGCTTCCTATTGGGTGATTGGAAAGGGCAGAGTTGATAACTATTCTTTCCGCGAAGGCTTCTCTATTGTTGGAGTTTTCTCCTATTTGTTTGGCGCTTTTATTGCTTGTGTAACTGGCGGAACTTTTGCTAATTTCCCTACTCTGATTGAACTGATGCCTTTTTTGAACACACCGTTCTTTGTTGGGCCAATCAATGGCATCGTTGTTTCCTTTGCTGTATATGCAATTTTTAGAAATGCTCTTCCTGAAAGAAAAGCGAAGAAGGTTAATGTGGAGGCTTAAAACGTCGTATTACAG
This portion of the Phoenicibacter congonensis genome encodes:
- a CDS encoding shikimate kinase, whose product is MRNITFIGMPSSGKSTIGVLLAKRLGMSFVDLDIVIQENTQKKLKDLIDEFGQEVFLDIEEETACELDVSNSVIAPGGSICHEQKAMEHLSDISTVVYLYISYDEMERRVGDYVARGVAIPEGYTLRDLYDERSSLYEKYADIKVDETGKHFDKIVDELLVILGGK
- a CDS encoding PucR family transcriptional regulator, whose product is MSVTVSDLMKLPSLRRAKVVGGKGGLQNIVSAISVLESTDPDILVKEVFPGDTYAGGEIIITGFVNCLDEVDLQCANMLRLIEGGEVALVLYYVGLYLPKVDKRLIDIANEHDFVLICMPEGQRNLRYSDLISEVSEMIYKDRAEKVTLVSDILARMSSLPHHYQTVATALQMLCAEMNCSIVLSTSTGTILNLAAWPTGTQDELREEVERILSEFGKEPEISTLLPGATIYPVAIRCDSSESLLLTLIKRGRPLSSELIKQAGDTVRICVNIWGKQHGTVAIHELIRAILQDEPLRMRRLAEIFNVSVADISELWMLCGCNAEAVEARMDDDVVLARQCSEIVIGSIFEQHPVMCLSAPRSLKDAEIVLERLLACAQDESPDAVIVRCGSLENTTECRNAYLLVDDYLEDAKLIFPTKKTFLLGDIQFAASCREQVEKGEAQALRNTTPLTILELDCDYKDLIITACTYLLDCDNSVTKTAETLFIHKNTVKYRLQKISEILGFRLGKMPETIDVYKSAAIYRLLNS
- a CDS encoding cytosine permease; translated protein: MSKVDSGFTIDESKRQSWLSIAAVWAGGMICVPCLLVGGVLVQSGLSLAEISLSILIGYGFICLYMIFIGMQACDTGLPVAVLASASLGKKGARYIISFLLAFACIGWFGIQSATCGAAFANMIAALIGFEATPQIIAGCSIFWGIVMLLTACVGFKGLKWLNYLAVPLLVVVCLWGLYAGFSTYNGAAILADYAPQASAGLVFGISMVVASFALGGVISADYCRFAKSRADVVKSSLVGVLPAGFLMLLVGSSMSIVTGEYDISIILTSLGVPLAGLLVLILATWTTNVTNAYSGGLALSNFLGFDESKFKITTGVAGALGTLLAALGLLSAFTGFLSLMSALIPPLAGVLIASYWVIGKGRVDNYSFREGFSIVGVFSYLFGAFIACVTGGTFANFPTLIELMPFLNTPFFVGPINGIVVSFAVYAIFRNALPERKAKKVNVEA